One Pantoea eucalypti genomic region harbors:
- the ftsX gene encoding permease-like cell division protein FtsX, whose protein sequence is MVNKRIKRPAAPKAKQPSKSKALKGGWQEQWRYALRGTLSDMWRQPLATLLTVMVIAISLTLPSVCYMVWKNVSQAATQWYPAPQLTVYLSKTLDDTAAENVVAQLKQVEGVDNVNYLTREEALNEFRNWSGFGGAMDMLEQNPLPAVAIITPKLNFQNSDTMQSLRDRVTKVQGVDEVRMDDSWFARLAALTGLVGQIASMIGVLMIVAVFLVIGNSVRLSIFARRDTINVQKLIGATDGFILRPFLYGGALLGFSGAVLSLLLSEVLVLRLQSVVASVATVFGTTFSLEGFSWDEALLLLLIAAIIGWVAAWLATVQHLRRFTPQ, encoded by the coding sequence ATGGTCAATAAACGCATTAAACGTCCGGCTGCACCGAAAGCGAAGCAGCCATCGAAGAGTAAAGCGCTGAAGGGCGGCTGGCAGGAGCAGTGGCGCTATGCACTGCGTGGTACGCTCTCAGACATGTGGCGTCAGCCGCTGGCCACGCTGCTGACGGTGATGGTTATTGCCATCTCCCTGACGCTGCCCAGCGTCTGCTACATGGTGTGGAAAAACGTTAGCCAGGCGGCCACGCAATGGTATCCGGCGCCGCAGTTAACCGTTTATCTCTCCAAAACGCTTGATGACACGGCAGCAGAAAACGTCGTGGCGCAGCTCAAGCAGGTCGAAGGCGTGGATAACGTTAACTACCTGACACGGGAAGAGGCGCTGAATGAGTTCCGCAACTGGTCAGGCTTTGGCGGCGCAATGGATATGCTGGAGCAGAATCCGCTGCCTGCGGTAGCCATCATTACGCCGAAACTCAATTTCCAGAACTCTGACACCATGCAGAGCCTGCGCGATCGGGTCACCAAAGTGCAGGGCGTGGATGAAGTGCGGATGGATGACAGCTGGTTTGCGCGGCTGGCCGCACTGACCGGACTGGTGGGGCAAATCGCGTCGATGATTGGTGTGCTGATGATCGTGGCGGTGTTCCTGGTGATCGGTAACAGTGTTCGTCTCAGTATCTTTGCCCGACGCGACACGATTAACGTGCAGAAGCTGATTGGTGCGACTGACGGCTTTATCCTGCGTCCTTTCCTCTACGGCGGGGCGCTGCTGGGGTTCAGCGGCGCGGTGCTGTCGCTGCTGCTGTCGGAAGTGCTGGTGCTGCGTCTCCAGTCTGTCGTCGCCAGTGTGGCGACCGTATTTGGTACCACTTTCTCGCTGGAAGGCTTCTCCTGGGATGAGGCGCTGCTGCTGTTACTGATTGCAGCAATCATCGGCTGGGTGGCTGCGTGGCTGGCAACGGTACAACATTTACGTCGATTTACGCCGCAGTAA
- the rpoH gene encoding RNA polymerase sigma factor RpoH, which translates to MTKEMQTLAIAPLGNLESYVRAANTWPMLSAEEEKALAERLHYQGDLEAAKTLILSHLRFVVHIARNYSGYGLPQADLVQEGNIGLMKAVRRFNPEVGVRLVSFAVHWIKAEIHEYVLRNWRIVKVATTKAQRKLFFNLRKTKQRLGWFNQDEVEMVARELGVSSKDVREMESRMAAQDMTFDMSADDESSEGRSMAPVLYLQDKTSDFADGIEEDNWDAHAADKLSYAMEGLDERSQHIIRARWLDEDNKTTLQELADQYGVSAERVRQLEKNAMKKLRMAIEA; encoded by the coding sequence ATGACCAAAGAAATGCAAACTTTAGCTATTGCTCCTCTTGGCAACCTGGAGTCTTACGTCCGGGCTGCGAATACCTGGCCGATGCTCTCGGCTGAAGAGGAAAAAGCGTTGGCTGAACGGCTGCATTACCAGGGCGATCTGGAAGCAGCAAAGACGCTGATCCTGTCTCACCTACGCTTTGTAGTTCATATCGCTCGTAATTACTCCGGCTACGGTCTGCCACAGGCTGACCTGGTCCAGGAAGGCAACATCGGTCTGATGAAAGCGGTGCGTCGCTTCAATCCTGAAGTGGGCGTGCGTCTGGTTTCATTTGCCGTGCACTGGATTAAAGCGGAGATTCACGAATACGTGCTGCGTAACTGGCGTATCGTGAAAGTCGCGACCACCAAAGCACAGCGTAAGCTGTTCTTTAACCTGCGTAAAACCAAGCAGCGTCTGGGCTGGTTCAATCAGGACGAAGTCGAGATGGTTGCGCGTGAGCTGGGCGTAAGCAGCAAAGATGTGCGTGAAATGGAATCGCGTATGGCCGCGCAGGACATGACCTTTGATATGTCTGCCGACGATGAGAGCAGCGAAGGCCGTTCGATGGCGCCGGTGCTTTATCTCCAGGATAAAACCTCTGACTTTGCTGACGGCATTGAAGAGGATAACTGGGACGCGCATGCCGCTGACAAGCTGAGCTATGCGATGGAAGGTCTGGATGAGCGCAGTCAGCACATCATTCGCGCCCGCTGGCTGGATGAAGACAACAAAACCACGCTACAGGAGCTGGCCGATCAATACGGCGTATCAGCGGAACGTGTCCGGCAGCTGGAAAAGAACGCCATGAAGAAACTGCGTATGGCGATCGAAGCGTAA
- the panM gene encoding aspartate 1-decarboxylase autocleavage activator PanM — MKLTIQRLTTLTAQDRIDLGKVWPDLEIEKLEQHLDERHRLYAARFNDRLLAGLQLEISGMHGKVHRLTVRDVTRRRGVGQYLLEETIRQNGSISDWWIADDGSDDQQVRAAFMQACGFRAQSDGWILAVE, encoded by the coding sequence ATGAAGCTCACTATTCAGCGTTTAACCACGCTGACCGCGCAGGACCGCATCGATCTGGGCAAAGTCTGGCCGGATCTGGAGATTGAAAAACTGGAGCAGCACCTGGATGAGCGTCATCGTCTTTATGCCGCACGCTTTAACGATCGGCTGCTGGCGGGTCTGCAGCTGGAAATCTCAGGGATGCATGGCAAGGTCCACCGGCTGACGGTGCGCGATGTCACCCGGCGACGCGGTGTGGGACAATATTTGCTTGAGGAGACGATCAGGCAGAACGGGTCGATATCAGACTGGTGGATTGCCGATGATGGCAGTGACGATCAGCAGGTGCGGGCGGCATTTATGCAGGCGTGTGGTTTCAGGGCTCAGAGTGATGGGTGGATACTGGCGGTAGAGTAG
- a CDS encoding branched-chain amino acid ABC transporter substrate-binding protein → MKMSKGRALLAGCVALAMSHAALAADIKIAIVGAVTGPVAQYGDMQFTGAAQAIKDINAKGGINGNKLVGVEYDDACDPKQAVAVANKVVNDGIKYVIGHLCSSSTQPASDIYNDEGVLMITPAATAPELTARGYETIMRTTGLDSDQGPTAANYILDQIKPKRIAVVHDKQQYGQGLAESVQKTLKAKGGNVVLFEGITAGDKDFSTLITRLKKENVDFVYYGGYYPEMGQILRQAKAAGLKAGFMGPEGVGNASLSNIAGDASEGIYVTLPKRYDQLPENKAIVEAIKTNSAQNRKDPTGPFVWTTYAAIQSLVAGIERSKSDEPDAIAKNLKTGEPVPTVMGNLSWDQKGDLKGFEFGVFKWHKDGSSTAVK, encoded by the coding sequence ATGAAAATGAGTAAAGGCCGCGCATTACTGGCGGGTTGCGTTGCGCTGGCAATGAGCCACGCCGCCCTGGCTGCCGACATTAAAATCGCTATCGTTGGTGCCGTAACTGGCCCGGTCGCGCAGTACGGTGATATGCAGTTCACTGGTGCCGCGCAGGCGATTAAGGACATTAACGCCAAAGGCGGCATAAACGGCAACAAGCTGGTCGGCGTAGAGTATGACGATGCCTGCGATCCGAAACAGGCCGTGGCGGTGGCAAACAAGGTTGTTAACGACGGCATTAAATACGTTATCGGCCATCTTTGCTCCTCTTCTACCCAGCCTGCGTCCGACATCTATAACGATGAAGGTGTGCTGATGATTACCCCGGCAGCCACGGCACCGGAGCTGACGGCACGCGGTTACGAAACCATTATGCGTACAACCGGCCTGGACTCCGATCAGGGCCCGACTGCCGCGAACTATATTCTTGATCAGATCAAGCCTAAGCGTATCGCCGTGGTGCATGACAAGCAGCAGTATGGTCAGGGTCTGGCGGAATCAGTACAGAAAACGCTGAAAGCGAAAGGCGGCAACGTGGTGCTGTTTGAAGGCATCACTGCAGGCGATAAAGATTTCTCTACGCTGATTACGCGCCTGAAGAAAGAGAACGTCGACTTCGTTTATTACGGTGGCTACTACCCGGAAATGGGTCAGATTCTGCGTCAGGCGAAAGCGGCTGGCCTGAAAGCGGGCTTTATGGGACCGGAAGGCGTGGGTAACGCTTCACTCTCCAATATCGCGGGTGATGCATCAGAAGGTATCTATGTGACGCTGCCGAAGCGCTACGACCAGTTGCCGGAGAACAAGGCGATTGTTGAGGCCATCAAAACCAACAGCGCACAGAATCGCAAGGATCCGACCGGCCCGTTCGTCTGGACCACTTATGCGGCAATCCAGTCGCTGGTAGCGGGTATCGAACGCAGTAAGAGCGACGAGCCAGACGCGATCGCGAAAAACCTGAAAACCGGTGAGCCGGTACCAACAGTGATGGGCAACCTGAGCTGGGATCAGAAAGGCGATCTGAAAGGCTTCGAGTTCGGCGTATTCAAATGGCACAAAGACGGTTCGTCTACCGCAGTTAAGTAA
- the livH gene encoding high-affinity branched-chain amino acid ABC transporter permease LivH, protein MSEQFLYFIQQMLNGVTLGSTYALIAIGYTMVYGIIGMINFAHGEVYMIGSYVSFIVIAALMMMGIDTGWLMIAAGFVMAILISSAYGWSIERVAYKPVRSSKRLIALISAIGMSIFLQNYVSLTQGSRDLALPSLITGQWTVGESNGFAATISTMQVVIWVVTFLAMLALTTFIRYSRMGRACRACAEDLKMASLLGINTDRVISLTFVIGAAMAAVAGVLLGQFYGSINPFIGFMAGMKAFTAAVLGGIGSIPGAMIGGLVLGIAEALTSAYLSTEYKDVVSFALLIVVLLVMPTGILGRPEVEKV, encoded by the coding sequence ATGTCCGAGCAGTTTCTTTATTTCATTCAGCAGATGCTTAACGGGGTCACTCTCGGCAGCACCTACGCGCTGATCGCCATTGGTTACACCATGGTTTACGGCATTATCGGCATGATCAACTTCGCCCACGGCGAAGTCTATATGATCGGCAGCTATGTCTCTTTTATCGTGATTGCCGCCCTGATGATGATGGGTATCGACACGGGCTGGCTGATGATTGCCGCTGGCTTCGTGATGGCGATACTGATCTCCAGCGCCTACGGCTGGAGCATAGAGCGCGTCGCCTATAAGCCGGTGCGATCGTCGAAGCGTCTGATCGCACTGATCTCCGCCATCGGCATGTCGATCTTTCTGCAAAACTACGTCAGCCTGACGCAGGGTTCACGCGACCTGGCGCTGCCGAGCCTGATCACCGGACAGTGGACGGTAGGCGAGAGCAACGGTTTTGCCGCCACAATTTCTACCATGCAGGTTGTGATCTGGGTGGTGACGTTCCTGGCGATGCTGGCGCTGACCACCTTTATCCGTTATTCCCGCATGGGCCGCGCCTGTCGCGCCTGCGCTGAAGACCTGAAAATGGCCAGCCTGCTGGGAATTAACACCGACCGCGTCATCTCGCTGACCTTTGTGATTGGTGCTGCCATGGCGGCGGTAGCGGGCGTGCTGCTGGGCCAGTTCTACGGCTCCATCAACCCCTTCATCGGCTTTATGGCGGGCATGAAAGCCTTTACCGCTGCCGTGCTGGGCGGCATTGGCAGTATTCCGGGCGCGATGATTGGCGGCCTGGTTCTGGGCATTGCTGAAGCACTGACCTCCGCATATCTCAGCACGGAATACAAAGATGTGGTGTCGTTTGCTCTGCTGATCGTGGTGTTGCTGGTAATGCCGACCGGGATTCTGGGTCGCCCGGAGGTTGAGAAAGTATGA
- a CDS encoding high-affinity branched-chain amino acid ABC transporter permease LivM, which translates to MKSSFINALLSSVMLLVLASFFMGMRLGLDGTRLVVQSAGDVRWNWIFVGCAVVFLFQLLRPFWQRGLKKISGPALVLPGIDGSTPKQKLFMLALILVAVAWPFFVSRGTVDIATLTLIYVMLGLGLNVVVGLSGLLVLGYGGFYAIGAYTFALLNHYFGLGFWECLPLAGIVSALFGLLLGFPVLRLRGDYLAIVTLGFGEIVRILLLNNTAITGGPNGIAQIPKPSLFGLEFGRKVSEGGWNTFHDFFGLKYDPSDRVIYLYLVALLLVVLTLFVINRLLRMPLGRAWEALREDEIACRSLGLSPTRIKLTAFTISAAFAGFAGTLFAARQGFVSPESFTFVESAFVLAIVVLGGMGSQFAVILAAILLVVSRELMRDLNEYSMLVLGGLMVLMMIWRPQGLLPMKRPHLKLRTGKKGEQA; encoded by the coding sequence ATGAAATCTTCCTTTATCAACGCGCTGCTCTCTTCTGTCATGCTGCTGGTGCTGGCCAGCTTCTTTATGGGCATGCGTCTCGGCCTCGACGGCACCCGACTGGTGGTGCAGAGCGCGGGTGACGTGCGCTGGAACTGGATTTTCGTCGGCTGTGCCGTGGTCTTTCTGTTTCAGCTGCTGCGTCCGTTCTGGCAGCGCGGTCTGAAAAAGATTTCCGGTCCGGCGCTGGTGCTGCCTGGCATCGACGGCTCAACGCCGAAGCAGAAGCTGTTTATGCTGGCGCTGATCCTGGTCGCTGTGGCCTGGCCCTTTTTCGTGTCGCGCGGCACGGTAGACATCGCCACGCTGACGCTGATCTACGTGATGCTCGGTCTGGGCCTGAATGTGGTGGTCGGCCTGTCGGGGCTGCTGGTGCTCGGCTATGGTGGCTTCTATGCCATTGGCGCTTACACCTTTGCTCTTCTGAACCACTATTTTGGTCTCGGCTTCTGGGAGTGTCTGCCGCTGGCGGGCATTGTCTCGGCGCTGTTCGGGCTGCTGCTCGGCTTTCCGGTGCTGCGCCTGCGCGGAGACTATCTGGCGATCGTCACGCTGGGCTTCGGCGAGATTGTGCGTATTTTGCTGCTGAATAACACGGCGATTACCGGCGGTCCCAACGGCATTGCGCAGATCCCCAAACCGTCACTGTTCGGCCTTGAGTTTGGCCGCAAAGTCTCTGAAGGGGGCTGGAACACCTTCCACGATTTCTTTGGCCTGAAATACGATCCCAGCGACCGCGTGATTTATCTCTACCTGGTGGCGCTGCTGCTGGTGGTGCTGACGCTGTTCGTGATCAACCGGCTGCTGCGGATGCCGCTGGGCCGTGCCTGGGAAGCATTGCGTGAGGATGAGATTGCCTGCCGTTCACTGGGCCTGAGCCCGACCCGCATCAAGCTGACCGCCTTTACCATCAGTGCCGCGTTTGCTGGTTTCGCGGGCACGCTGTTTGCTGCGCGCCAGGGCTTTGTCAGCCCGGAGTCCTTTACCTTTGTCGAATCGGCTTTTGTGCTGGCGATTGTGGTTTTGGGCGGAATGGGTTCGCAGTTTGCAGTGATTCTGGCGGCCATTCTGCTGGTGGTGTCGCGCGAGCTGATGCGTGATCTGAATGAATACAGCATGCTGGTGCTGGGTGGCCTGATGGTGCTGATGATGATCTGGCGTCCGCAGGGATTATTGCCGATGAAGCGTCCGCATCTGAAGCTCAGAACCGGTAAAAAAGGAGAGCAGGCATGA
- the livG gene encoding high-affinity branched-chain amino acid ABC transporter ATP-binding protein LivG, with protein sequence MIQPLLAVEGLMMRFGGLLAVNNVALELRPQEIVSLIGPNGAGKTTVFNCLTGFYKPTGGTIKLREQHLEGLTGQKIAQMGIVRTFQHVRLFREMTVIENLLVAQHQHLKSGVFSGLLKTPAFRRSESEALDRAATWLERVGLLELANRQAGNLAYGQQRRLEIARCMVTRPEILMLDEPAAGLNPKETHELDALIAELRGEHKVSVLLIEHDMKLVMGISDRIYVVNQGTPLANGTPEEIRNNPDVIRAYLGEA encoded by the coding sequence ATGATCCAGCCTTTATTAGCCGTTGAAGGCCTGATGATGCGCTTCGGCGGTTTGTTAGCCGTGAACAATGTGGCGCTGGAGCTGCGTCCGCAGGAGATCGTTTCGCTGATTGGCCCTAACGGTGCCGGTAAAACCACCGTGTTTAACTGCCTGACCGGTTTTTATAAGCCCACTGGCGGCACGATTAAACTGCGTGAACAGCATCTGGAAGGATTGACGGGTCAGAAGATTGCGCAGATGGGCATTGTGCGTACTTTCCAGCATGTGCGTCTGTTCCGTGAGATGACGGTAATTGAAAACCTGCTGGTCGCTCAGCATCAGCATCTGAAAAGCGGCGTGTTTTCCGGCCTGCTGAAAACACCTGCGTTTCGCCGTAGTGAGAGCGAGGCGCTGGATCGCGCGGCGACCTGGCTGGAGCGGGTCGGTCTGCTGGAGCTGGCTAACCGTCAGGCGGGCAATCTGGCCTATGGTCAGCAGCGTCGGCTGGAGATTGCACGCTGCATGGTGACGCGCCCGGAGATCCTGATGCTGGATGAACCGGCAGCAGGCCTTAACCCTAAAGAGACCCACGAGCTGGATGCGCTGATTGCGGAGCTGCGTGGCGAACATAAGGTATCAGTGCTGCTGATTGAACATGATATGAAGCTGGTGATGGGCATTTCTGACCGTATTTATGTGGTTAATCAGGGAACGCCGCTGGCTAACGGAACGCCGGAAGAGATTCGTAATAATCCGGATGTCATCCGTGCCTATTTAGGAGAGGCCTGA
- the livF gene encoding high-affinity branched-chain amino acid ABC transporter ATP-binding protein LivF: MANAMLTIENVSAHYGKIQALHNVSLYINQGEIVTLIGANGAGKTTLLGTLCGEPRATQGTITFDGKAITDWQTARIMREAIAIVPEGRRVFSRMTVEENLAMGGFFASRPDYLTRIKRVYELFPRLEERKIQRAGTMSGGEQQMLAIGRALMSQPRLLLLDEPSLGLAPIIIQQIFDTIEQLRSEGMTIFLVEQNANQALKLADRGYVLENGHVVLEDTGAALLSNEAVRSAYLGA; the protein is encoded by the coding sequence ATGGCAAATGCGATGTTAACCATTGAGAACGTCAGCGCCCACTACGGCAAAATTCAGGCGCTGCACAATGTCAGCCTCTATATCAATCAGGGTGAAATCGTTACCCTGATTGGCGCTAACGGCGCCGGAAAAACCACGCTGCTGGGTACGCTGTGCGGTGAGCCACGCGCCACGCAGGGCACCATTACCTTTGATGGCAAAGCCATCACCGACTGGCAAACGGCGCGCATTATGCGTGAAGCGATTGCCATCGTGCCGGAAGGCCGGCGGGTGTTTTCACGCATGACGGTGGAAGAGAACCTGGCGATGGGCGGTTTTTTTGCCAGCCGTCCGGATTATCTGACGCGGATCAAACGCGTTTATGAACTCTTCCCGCGTCTGGAAGAGCGTAAAATCCAGCGCGCTGGCACCATGTCAGGCGGCGAACAGCAGATGCTGGCAATTGGCCGTGCACTGATGAGCCAGCCGCGACTGCTGCTGCTGGATGAGCCGTCACTGGGGCTGGCACCGATCATTATTCAGCAGATCTTCGACACTATTGAGCAACTGCGTAGCGAGGGGATGACGATCTTCCTGGTGGAGCAGAATGCGAACCAGGCGCTGAAGCTGGCGGACAGGGGCTATGTGCTGGAGAACGGGCATGTGGTGCTCGAAGACACAGGTGCAGCGCTACTCTCCAACGAAGCCGTCCGCAGCGCTTACCTCGGCGCTTAA
- the ugpB gene encoding sn-glycerol-3-phosphate ABC transporter substrate-binding protein UgpB, translated as MSVVTFRRSLMSALLGLMLSSHAMAATEIPFWHSMEGELGKEVDSLAQRFNETHPDYKIVPTYKGNYEQSLAAGIAAVRSGKAPAVLQVYEVGTATMMASKAIVPVHQVFKDAGIPFDEKQFVPTVAGYYSDSKGQLISQPFNSSTPVLYYNKDAFKKAGLNPDQPPKTWQELATDAAALRKSGMSCGYASGWQGWIQIENFSAWHALPVATENNGFDGLDAVLEFNKPVQVRHIELLEAMNKKGDFTYFGRKDESTAKFYNGDCGITTASSGSLADIRHYAKFNFGVGMMPYDDTVPNAPQNALIGGASLWVMKGKDAATYKGVAEFMQFLAKPEIAAEWHQKTGYLPITTAAYELTKQQGFYDKNPGADIATRQMMNKPPLPFTKGMRLGNMPQIRTVIDEELESVWTGKQSPQSALDNAVKRGNELLRRFQQQVK; from the coding sequence ATGTCCGTCGTTACCTTTCGTCGTAGCCTGATGAGCGCGCTGCTCGGTCTGATGCTCAGCAGCCATGCCATGGCCGCCACTGAGATCCCTTTCTGGCACTCCATGGAAGGCGAGCTTGGCAAAGAAGTGGATTCGCTGGCACAGCGTTTTAACGAGACGCATCCCGATTACAAAATTGTTCCGACCTACAAAGGTAACTACGAGCAGAGCCTGGCAGCAGGGATTGCGGCCGTGCGCAGCGGCAAAGCGCCAGCGGTGCTGCAGGTCTATGAAGTCGGTACGGCGACCATGATGGCCTCAAAGGCGATTGTGCCGGTGCATCAGGTATTCAAAGACGCCGGCATTCCCTTCGATGAAAAACAGTTCGTGCCAACGGTGGCGGGCTACTACAGCGACAGCAAAGGTCAGCTGATCTCTCAGCCGTTCAACAGCTCGACGCCGGTGCTCTACTACAACAAAGACGCTTTTAAAAAAGCGGGCCTGAACCCGGACCAGCCGCCTAAAACCTGGCAGGAGCTGGCGACAGATGCCGCCGCACTGCGTAAATCGGGCATGAGCTGTGGCTACGCCAGCGGCTGGCAGGGCTGGATCCAGATTGAAAACTTCAGTGCCTGGCATGCTCTGCCGGTCGCGACGGAAAACAACGGATTTGACGGACTCGATGCGGTGCTGGAGTTCAACAAGCCGGTGCAGGTTCGTCATATCGAACTGCTGGAAGCGATGAACAAGAAAGGGGACTTCACCTACTTTGGCCGCAAAGATGAATCCACCGCCAAGTTCTACAACGGCGACTGCGGTATCACCACTGCCTCATCGGGTTCGCTGGCCGATATCCGTCACTACGCCAAATTCAACTTCGGCGTTGGCATGATGCCGTATGACGACACTGTACCGAATGCGCCGCAGAACGCCCTGATTGGCGGAGCCAGCCTGTGGGTAATGAAAGGCAAAGATGCAGCAACGTACAAAGGCGTAGCTGAGTTCATGCAGTTCCTGGCTAAACCGGAAATCGCTGCGGAATGGCACCAGAAAACCGGCTATCTGCCGATTACGACCGCCGCCTACGAGCTGACGAAACAGCAGGGCTTCTACGACAAAAATCCGGGTGCGGATATCGCGACCCGCCAGATGATGAACAAGCCGCCATTGCCCTTCACTAAAGGCATGCGTCTGGGCAACATGCCGCAGATTCGTACCGTGATCGACGAAGAGCTGGAAAGTGTCTGGACCGGCAAACAGTCGCCACAAAGCGCACTGGATAACGCCGTGAAACGCGGCAACGAGCTGTTGCGCCGCTTTCAGCAGCAGGTGAAGTAA
- the ugpA gene encoding sn-glycerol-3-phosphate ABC transporter permease UgpA, with the protein MSSSRPVFRTSLLPYLLVLPQLLITAIFFLWPAGEALWYSLQSLDPFGISSSFVGLENFRRLFADPYYLDSFWTTIKFSGMVTVFGMVFSLLLAALVDYVVRLRRLYQTLLLLPYAVAPVVAAVLWMFLFNPGLGLFSYLLNHVGYNWNFAQNSGQAMFLVVLASIWQQMSYNFLFFFAALQSIPKSLVEAAAIDGAGPVRRFFNLSLPLITPVSFFLLVVNLIYAFFDTFPVIDAATGGGPVQATTTLIYKIYREGFTGLDLSSSAAQSVVLMLLVIGLTVLQFRFVERKVQYQ; encoded by the coding sequence ATGTCTTCATCCCGTCCGGTCTTTCGCACCAGCCTGTTGCCCTATCTTCTGGTACTGCCGCAACTGCTGATTACCGCCATCTTCTTTCTCTGGCCTGCGGGTGAAGCGTTGTGGTACTCGCTGCAAAGCCTCGATCCCTTTGGCATCTCCAGCAGCTTTGTCGGGCTGGAAAATTTCAGACGGCTATTTGCCGATCCTTACTATCTCGATTCGTTCTGGACTACCATCAAATTCAGCGGCATGGTCACGGTGTTCGGCATGGTCTTCTCGCTGCTGCTGGCGGCGCTGGTGGATTATGTGGTACGACTCCGCCGCCTCTATCAGACCCTGCTGCTGCTGCCTTACGCCGTTGCGCCGGTGGTGGCTGCGGTGCTGTGGATGTTTCTGTTTAACCCTGGCCTGGGTCTGTTCAGCTACCTGCTGAACCACGTCGGCTACAACTGGAACTTCGCGCAGAACAGCGGTCAGGCGATGTTCCTGGTGGTGCTGGCCTCGATCTGGCAGCAGATGAGCTACAACTTCCTGTTTTTCTTTGCCGCACTGCAATCTATCCCTAAATCGCTGGTGGAAGCCGCTGCCATCGACGGAGCCGGACCGGTGCGTCGCTTCTTCAACCTCTCACTGCCGCTGATCACGCCGGTCAGCTTCTTCCTGCTGGTGGTGAACCTGATCTACGCCTTCTTCGATACCTTCCCGGTGATCGATGCCGCAACCGGCGGCGGGCCGGTGCAGGCGACCACCACGCTGATCTACAAAATCTATCGCGAAGGCTTTACCGGTCTGGATCTCTCCTCTTCCGCGGCGCAGTCGGTGGTGCTGATGTTGCTGGTGATCGGGCTGACGGTGCTTCAGTTCCGCTTTGTTGAACGTAAGGTGCAATACCAATGA
- the ugpE gene encoding sn-glycerol-3-phosphate ABC transporter permease UgpE — protein MIENRRGLDIFSHIVLVLGVLTILFPLYVAFVAATLDNEAVYQVPMTLVPGTHLWENISRIWTQGVNGSGPAFGLMLLNSMIMALGITFGKITVSMLSAFALVWFRFPLRTLFFWLIFITLMLPVEVRIFPTVQVIADLNMLDSYSGLTLPLMASATATFLFRQFFMSLPDELVEAARIDGASAMRFFIDIVLPLSKTNLAALFVITFIYGWNQYLWPLLIINDASLGTAVAGIKSMISTSGSPTQWNEVMAAMLLTLIPPLVVVLVMQRAFVRGLVESEK, from the coding sequence ATGATTGAGAATCGACGCGGGCTGGATATCTTCAGCCACATCGTGCTGGTGCTGGGCGTGCTCACTATCCTCTTTCCGCTCTATGTCGCCTTTGTGGCGGCAACGCTGGATAACGAGGCGGTCTATCAGGTGCCGATGACCCTGGTGCCCGGCACGCACCTGTGGGAGAACATCTCGCGCATCTGGACGCAGGGCGTCAACGGCAGCGGACCAGCGTTTGGCCTGATGCTGCTCAACAGCATGATCATGGCGCTGGGTATCACCTTCGGCAAAATTACCGTCTCAATGCTGTCGGCGTTTGCGCTGGTCTGGTTTCGCTTTCCGCTGCGCACGCTCTTTTTCTGGCTGATCTTCATCACCCTGATGTTGCCGGTTGAAGTGCGTATCTTCCCCACGGTGCAGGTGATAGCCGACCTTAATATGCTCGACAGCTACAGCGGATTAACTCTGCCGCTGATGGCGTCGGCCACCGCGACTTTCCTGTTCCGTCAGTTTTTTATGTCGCTGCCGGATGAGCTGGTAGAAGCGGCGCGTATCGACGGTGCCAGCGCAATGCGCTTCTTTATCGACATTGTTCTGCCGCTGTCGAAAACCAATCTGGCGGCGCTGTTTGTCATCACCTTTATCTACGGCTGGAACCAGTATCTCTGGCCGCTGCTGATCATCAATGACGCCAGCCTCGGCACAGCGGTGGCGGGGATCAAAAGTATGATCTCCACCAGTGGATCGCCGACCCAGTGGAATGAAGTGATGGCGGCAATGTTATTAACCCTGATCCCGCCGCTGGTGGTGGTGTTAGTCATGCAGCGTGCCTTTGTGCGCGGTCTGGTTGAGAGTGAGAAATAA